One Candidatus Schekmanbacteria bacterium DNA segment encodes these proteins:
- a CDS encoding co-chaperone GroES: protein MNIRPLHDRIIVKRIEEEEKTKGGIIIPDTAKEKPQEGEVVAVGNGKLLEDGKVVPLDVKKGDRVLFSKYAGNDIKIEGEEYIIMREDDVLGIIEK, encoded by the coding sequence ATGAACATTCGTCCATTGCATGACAGAATCATTGTTAAACGAATTGAAGAGGAGGAAAAAACAAAAGGAGGAATTATCATTCCCGATACAGCAAAAGAAAAACCGCAGGAAGGGGAAGTTGTGGCTGTCGGGAATGGTAAATTGTTGGAAGATGGCAAGGTGGTGCCATTGGATGTAAAAAAGGGAGACAGAGTACTTTTCAGCAAGTATGCAGGAAATGATATAAAGATTGAAGGCGAAGAGTACATCATAATGAGAGAAGACGATGTGCTCGGAATAATAGAAAAATAG